The proteins below come from a single Chitinophaga pinensis DSM 2588 genomic window:
- a CDS encoding glycoside hydrolase family 30 protein, protein MNKKLWVYACCIGAFLAACDNGQQQSGGGGQHDSVAVYLTTPDQQQLFVKQSAIGKTKDTSAINIVMDTTRQFQEIEGFGASVTGSSAYVMQNYMSADKRQALLEELFGAENGLGINYIRMSIGASDFSTDPYSYDDMPAGQRDDSLTHFSIAHDEKDVAPVLKQISGINPNIHIMGSPWSPPGWMKTSGKLEGGSLRPDAYAVYARYFVKYIQAFAAAGVKITALTMQNEPQYEASYPSMKMTAPEQGTFIKDHLGPLLEKEGLHKQVSVMLFDHNWNSPEYPISILDDSAMAKYTAGAAFHCYEGAVGAMSKVHDAHPEKGLYFTECSGGSWSPEFADNLQYMVRQLFIGTMNNWSKNVLLWNMALDEHNGPTTNKPGTGKENRGCMTCRGVVTVNSKDGGVTRNVEYYAIAHFSKFVRPGAKRVYSSALADKGVENVAFLNADGSRVMVVINTTKDERVFSVQEGDIVSYGLKPGAVVTLVWK, encoded by the coding sequence ATGAACAAGAAATTATGGGTGTACGCTTGTTGTATAGGTGCCTTTCTGGCGGCCTGTGACAATGGGCAGCAGCAAAGTGGTGGTGGCGGACAGCATGATTCTGTAGCCGTTTATCTGACAACTCCCGATCAGCAGCAGTTGTTTGTTAAACAGTCTGCAATAGGTAAAACGAAAGATACTTCCGCTATCAATATTGTGATGGATACCACGCGTCAGTTCCAGGAGATAGAAGGCTTCGGCGCTTCAGTTACGGGTTCTTCCGCTTATGTGATGCAAAATTATATGTCTGCCGATAAAAGGCAGGCTTTGCTGGAGGAGTTATTCGGTGCAGAAAATGGTCTTGGCATTAACTATATCCGGATGTCTATCGGTGCGTCTGATTTTTCTACGGATCCGTATAGTTATGATGATATGCCGGCCGGGCAGCGGGATGATTCTTTGACTCATTTTTCCATTGCGCATGATGAGAAGGATGTTGCGCCGGTGTTAAAGCAGATCAGCGGTATCAATCCCAATATTCATATCATGGGGAGTCCGTGGAGTCCGCCGGGATGGATGAAGACCAGTGGTAAACTGGAAGGTGGTTCTTTGCGTCCGGATGCGTATGCTGTTTATGCGCGTTACTTCGTGAAATATATTCAGGCTTTTGCGGCGGCAGGTGTGAAGATTACTGCGTTGACGATGCAGAATGAGCCGCAGTATGAGGCGTCTTATCCGAGTATGAAAATGACGGCGCCTGAGCAGGGGACTTTTATCAAAGATCACCTGGGACCGTTGCTGGAGAAAGAAGGCTTGCATAAGCAGGTATCTGTGATGTTGTTTGATCATAACTGGAATAGTCCGGAGTATCCGATTTCTATTCTCGATGACAGCGCGATGGCGAAGTATACTGCTGGTGCTGCTTTCCATTGTTACGAAGGAGCCGTGGGAGCGATGTCTAAAGTACATGATGCGCATCCTGAGAAAGGGTTATATTTCACGGAATGTTCTGGTGGTAGCTGGTCTCCGGAGTTTGCGGATAACCTGCAGTATATGGTGCGTCAGTTGTTTATTGGTACGATGAATAACTGGTCGAAGAATGTGTTGTTGTGGAATATGGCGTTGGACGAGCATAATGGTCCGACGACGAATAAACCGGGTACGGGTAAGGAGAATCGTGGTTGTATGACTTGTCGTGGTGTGGTGACGGTGAATTCTAAAGATGGCGGTGTGACGCGTAATGTGGAGTATTATGCGATCGCGCATTTTAGCAAATTTGTGCGTCCGGGGGCGAAGCGGGTTTATTCTTCTGCGTTGGCGGATAAAGGTGTTGAGAATGTGGCATTTTTGAATGCGGATGGTTCTCGTGTGATGGTGGTGATCAATACGACGAAAGATGAGCGGGTTTTCTCTGTACAGGAGGGGGATATTGTGAGCTATGGTTTGAAACCGGGCGCTGTGGTTACGCTGGTTTGGAAGTAA